A segment of the Phaenicophaeus curvirostris isolate KB17595 chromosome 20, BPBGC_Pcur_1.0, whole genome shotgun sequence genome:
GCAATTAGCAGTGGCCATGGAGGGGTGAGAAGTGAAGCGGCCACAGCGGCAGAGGTGCGAGCCAGGAGCGTGGCAGCCAGCTGAGGCCCCAGCACCATCCTAGCACCAGGAGGTGAGATCTCCCACGAGGATGGGCCAAGGGGAAGGTGTCAGCACCAGTAATGAAGGCGAGCGGGCACCGTGGGGTCCCCATGGTGCTCAGAACTGCCCGCAGCCCCGACGAGGGCTGAGATCATGCTGGTGGGACTCTGATGGGCAGCCCCGAATTGGGGCGATgcctgcagggaaaggaggtGCCACCCAGGCCGTGGTGGATGGGGAGATGCTCCCCACAGGGGCCGCAGAAGCACGGCcagggtgggagcagggcaggatcGGGACAGGAGCAGGGTAGGAGTGGGGCAGAGCCCCTGTGCAGCCCCAGGGACACTGTGGGCTCTggcagcagcacccacagctccctcATATTTTGTCTGGGTGAGGCAGGACCGTGTGAACCCGCCGCCTCTGCCCGACCACAGGCTCCAGAGCTGAGCCTAATCAGGAGCCGCGTGCAGCCCCTGCCCAGTGCGGAGGCACGGGCGCTCTGACGCAAATCCCGGGAGATAGGGCCATCGCCTCTGTCAACACGCCTGTTTTGCCACCGCTGTATCAGCTGGCTGTTTCCCTGCCCGATGCAACAGCCAAGTGACCAAAACAGCCTCCACTTGGCCAACAGGGCACAACGTCCCCCGCggctgcaggcagagcctggCCCCACAGGGCTGCTCGGTGAGGTGGGGGAGCCAGCAGGTCCCAGCCCTTGCTCCCAGCTCCTCATTAAAAGCCCCTCAGTCGCCGGTCAGCGCAGCAGCACGTTCAGACCCTGGGCTGCGTACCCGCCTGCTCTCCCACTCGCGAGACCCCgcagcagcctggctgtgaCCCCTGAGCGCAGCCGCCCCTCGCCCCAGGAGCCCCCGCGACGGTGCTCACCGAGGCTGAAGAGGATGAGGAACTTGAGGCAGACAAACTCCTGCCGGTCCACCTGGAGGGAGTGCAAGTGCAGGACGAGCTCCTGCGCCCGCAGCACCAGCGTGTTGAGGATGGAGCCAGCCTGCGCTGCCACAGTCGACATGtccacctgcagggaaggggacGAGGGCGGcatcagctgcagcagccacagcccctGAACCCTGCACAGGGTCCCCCAGCAGGCACCCCCTGTAGGGGACCCCACAGggcagcagctgagcagcagccCACTCAGGGACATCAAAGCGAAGGCTGATGGGTGAACTGTAAACCCCATTTCTCTAAAACaaggggggatggagggaggggtgTCTTTGCAGAGCACGAGCACTGTGGTCACCTGCATCTCCAAATCCATCCTTTGGGAAGGAAGGGATCCCCTTCCACACGTCATCTCTGCAAGTATTGATGAGTCTCTTGATCTTTCCGTGAGACTAGTTTTCACCCAAATCAGGAGCTGGATGGTTGGGCAgaacgggatgggatggggcacAAAGGGATGTGATGGGACATGATGCTCTGCACAAGCCGTCCCAAAGCGCAGCAATATCAACCCATTCATCCTGCGCCAGGCTGGCCACACGCAGCCAGGATCAAGACAAGTCACCCCCGAGCTCCCACTCCAGCCaccaccagcccaaccccaGCAGCCAGCGCGGTCTCACCTCCTGGCCAGTGACGAGCAGCACGCTGTGCTCCTTGCCGTGCTGCAGCTGCCGGTAGACGTGGTCGAACACCAGCAGCTCGCTccagcagttctgcagcaaCTTCATCTGGTCTCCCACCTGAAACAGAGCCAGAGCAGCGCTGCTGACGCCCTCCGTGCTGGGGCAGCACCAACAGCGAGGACGGCAATCGCCAGCACCCTGCGACTGGGTTCCTCCTGCAGGCTCCTGCCCCACGCACGCCTTGCTCTACAGCACCGACCCCACTCCCAGCAGAGGTGACAGAGGAGGCCAGGCTGGCAGTGAGGTCCCCTTGGGCTGGCAGGGATGAGGTTCACCCCAAGCAAGGGGCACCTTgggctgcagaagaggagatCAGTTGGGTGTCTGTCCAGAGCCAGCTCTGAAGCACCATGGGTGGTGCGCAGGAGGCTCAGCTGCCTCCCCACCATCCCACCGACTGCCACCATGAGCCTCCGGCTTTATCCCCTCATTGCTGCTCTGCACAGGACCCCAgctcctttctgtgaagagctGAACCCCCATCCCGCCCGGAGCCCCTCTCTCTGCGAGGCGGGTGCAGGGAAAGGGCCAAGTTTGTCAGAAACGCTGTCCTGCCGAGCAGATCCAGAGCCAGCAGAAGAGCCCTGCAGGCCATTGTGCTCCCTGCCCTTAATAGAAGGAAGACAGATGCAGTATCACAGGACTGGATAATATCCTCGTTCTGCTGAAGAGGCTGCAATAAACCAGCGCTGGGAGATTGCAAAAGGAATAGAAGTCGGATGAGAAAGAGCTTTATGGTCTCAGAGCCCAGCACTCCCCGCCAGCCACCGGGATTTGTTTCTCAGGTGTGGTGGGTGGCCAGGCTGGACACCCAGCGGCGCAGGGGAGGGAGCTGCGGTGTGGGAGGCAGCGCTGGGGGCCAGGGCTGCGGTGCCCGAGGGCACAAACCCACCCGCGGCGAGGTGCCGTGGGGCTGCCGAGGCTGGGCTCAGCATCACGTCACCCGAGCCAGCGCGGGAGCCACGGTGCGTGGCCCAGTCGTACCGGCCGTGAGGTTTCCGTTCAGCTGCTGAACAAAGAACAGGGGAAAAAGCTCGTTTGgcatcaaaacaaaacagagattttCTGCTGTGGGCAGCCCTCGCAGGGCTCCCTTGCTGCCAGCCCAGCCGCGTGCCCCGCCGAGCTCCTCCGCCCCGGCTGAGACGCAGACTTGTTTTGGAAGCTTCTTCCTGTGCCTCATTCCTGAGCGGGAGGAGCTCCGGAAGAGCTAGACTAAAGGTTTTGCTCtgaaaaaatggttttaaaaaattcagaaaaggaagcatttccACAGCGTTTGAAATCTTCCTTTACccttttaaaaatcacagaattatcaggttggaaaagacccactgggtcatcgcgTCCAAtcattcctgtcaatcactaaaccacgtctctgagcacctcatgcaccgtcttttaaacacctccagggaaggggactcaaccccctccctggctcAGCTGACCCCAGACCCCATGAGCAgggccagctccctcagcagagCACCCCCCACACACCCCAGCGTCCCGGTTTGCCCCATGGCCGCTCCCATGCCATCACGCCCCAGCGTGCTGACGCCTTTCCCGGGAGCATCGCTATGAGCCAGAGCCTCGTGGCCGTGGTGTGAGGGGATGTGGTTGGGAGCGTGACTGGGCCGAGCGGGGGCTCTGAGGGATGGCACCGGGGACCCCAGCGCTGCCCACACCCCAGCACCAGCTGTGCCCTCATGGCCCCGCGGCGAGGGGCTCCCATCGCCTCCCCGGTGCCCGCCGGCAGCCGAGTGCTGCTAATGGACGGCACTCAGAGTCCATCAATCCTCCTGGCCAGGCGGCACGCACGCACTCTCGCCTTTAAAAGTTAAGCAAaggattttcctcttttaatgTCAAGGCTTTTCAGTGGAGCGCTTTGTCAAGGACCTGATGCAAGCTGTCTTtaagaggtgatttttttttttcctttttttaaagcaagcatTTAACCCGTTCACAAAACCCAGAGGCGAAACGCTCCCCACACACAGGGCGAGCGCTCCCCGGCCACTGGCAGCTGAAAGCACCTTGCTGCAGCCCACAGAAAAATCCATTTGTCTGCATTTGCCGGGCTCAGACCAGGGGCTGGAGAGGAACGTGCCCAGGCCACCCCAGAGCCACAGCACCCCAGATCCAAACACCCACGGGGACAGCACAGCCATGCACGGCTGCTCCAGGGTGTCCCCAAGCCTGGTGCCACCGTCTGCCATGGGACATCCCTGCAGCGTTAGGAACCAGTGACCACCAACAACACTGCTTTGCTCAGAAGGCCCGAACGGGTCCCAGGACATCAGTCCCCTGCCTCTCCCCACCTGCCATCAGCACACCATGAACACAAGGATCTCTTGGATGCCCCCAACCTGTCCTCaccccagggatgctctccGGGCGTCTTCCCAGATCACCGGTGCCGGATtggcccccgcagcccccgtgCAGGAGCTCAGCACACACCAGCAGCCCGAGCCGCTGCCAGGCAATTACTAGCTGTGAGCAGGACCCATCACCTTGGCTACCGAGAAGTGCAAAAGTGGATTACCAGCCACCAGCCACCCGCAATCAAAGCCCCTCACAAGTCTAAGgtccccatcctcctgcccAGGTACCACCACGATGGGTAACTTAGAGCAAGAAAACCACCAAGACTGGGGTGGCAGGACCAGGATCTCATCTCCCAGCTGGCAGAGCACGCTGCTGTGCCCAGGCTACTGCGTTTgctggctgcagggctgcacGGGCATCGTGGCTCTGCGTGCGCcccaggagcagccccagggctgtgCCAGCCGGGACGCCAGCAGGCAGGGGAAGCCGTCACTTTTCCCCCAGTGCATAGGACGCTAAAGGTTGCTGCAGGATCCACGACCAGAAGGAGATTTTAAATCTGCCAAAAACGCTCTGGCTGCTGGCCAGGAGATGGGGTCAAGATGACCCATGCATGCTAAAGGCAGAGAAGCAACTGACTACAAAGAGGCTTCGTCGTGGCTCCGAGGTCTCTaatgagaaagcaaaggagagcaGCCCAATAGACAGACCTGCAGGAGCCCCTTGGTCTGTGGGAACGGCGCTGCCCTCAGAGACCCCCTCTACACTGGTGCTCAGCCGTGGGTGGGAGGGTGATTTACCTTGGccccatggcaaagaggggcccgACGTCACCCAGCTCCCCGTGGCTGCACCGTGCCCCTCCACGGGCAGCAGGGACCCGCCACACACCCAGCCCGGCCTTCGGGCTGAAACCATGCAATTTGTTTAACATTCCTGGCTGCTCATCCCAATCTAAAGGTCACGGCACCCCTGTGTGCACAGTATTTATATGTACGTATGGCTGTAACACCTCTATAAACCAGGCTGTGCAGGAgataaaccaaaccaaacccagacACAATGTGAGCGTGCGAGTGTGCGTGAGTGTGCAcgtctctctgtctgtctcgCTCCATCTATATATGAAAAAATTACATCTGAAAGGACAAAGTTGCCTGAGACTCACGACCCgacaaaatatatttcaccCCCAGcccatatttttcttcctgaagagaTGCTGCAAATCTTCCCTCAGTCCTGACACATCTCATCTAGACTCAGTTAAAGTTCGTATTTATGGGCGTCAGCGCTGACCTCTTCCACCTCCGCCCGCACAGCCTCGCGCTGCGGCTGCCTGGCCAGCCCTCGATAAACAAGCgggcccccaaatccccctctgCCGCGCGGCATTATTAGTCTTGCCTCCGAAGGCCAGTGCAGTCCGTAATTCTCTGCCTGGTGACACGAGATGAACGCCGCGACATCAGTCTCCCCGGCGGATTGGCATGGGGACCCTCGTTTGTCAGTGGCAGACTGACAGAATTACTGGCCCTTAAATGAAACGATATATCTGGGAAGTTAAATCTGTTTTCAATCTGACTGCCCCGCGCCTGCGGGCGGACGTGGCGTGTGAGCCGATGTCAAGAGGCCATTAGCCTGtctcccccttccttccccagagCAGCAGCGGAGCCAGGGGGGCTCTCCCCAGCACACCCCACCCCGCCACGAGGAGATGGCAAAGCCCCTGCTGTGCCGCTGCCCCTCGCCGGGCTGCTGGTGTGGAaaagggaatgggaatgggagcaggaatgggaatgggagcAGGAATGGGACTACCAATTCCAGGGGGACCCACTCCTGCTCTCCCTGGGCAGGGTGCAAAGGCTCGTCCCAGCCAGGCGAAAGGCATCGCATCCTTGAGGgtctgctccctcctctccaggctctCTGCGATGCCCGGTGGGGAGAAGCCAGCTCCCTGCAAACCAGCCCTGCAGCACATGGGTGCTGCGAGTGTTCAGGCAAGAGATACTGTGCCTGGGGTCTTTCGCCAACACCCCCTCAACACCAGCACCCCTTACCCCAGCAGCAGCCCGGTATGATGCCCTGGAGTGATGTCCCAATGCGATGTCCTTCCAGCCTGGACTCCCACGCCACCTCGGCCAACAGCCCTTCCCAGACCGGGGATGGAGACCGTCTCCATCCCACAGACATTCCCAGGGGATGAGGGGCTGCTGGCATCCCCTGATGCGAGGAGCCCTACACACTGAGGACTGCCTGCACGATGGCCATCGATCTCCCAGAGCGCAATTTTACTCTGTGCTCGCGGGCTTTAGGGCAAAGCCATAAACTCGGCACTAGCAGGAGTTCATTTACCGCCCCAGCAGCTGTTTGCTTTTACGTGCTGGCCGGAGCAGGAGTGGGCTTGCAGGAGATGGAGACCTACTCCTGCTTCCCGAAGGCTTTGCTCCATGCACCCACGGCAAAGCCAGCGCCCCGTGCCCAGAAGGACACTCGGTGCCGGGTGGGCAGCCGGCAGCTTCGGCACCATCCGTGGTGGGATACACAGAGGGGCCTGGGCACCTCCACACCGTCCCCCAGCGCACGGGGGAGCCAAGGCCACCCACAGCCCTGCTTTTCACACACGCTCTGCAATCAGGGTAGGACACGGTGTCCTGCGGTCCCTGACCCTGCAGGATGCTGGGAATCTGTCCCATGCTCACCGTGCGGATGAAGGCAAAAGGCACGAGTCCCCGGGCTGTCAGCGATGGAGAGGGATGCCCAGCCGAGCTCCCGTCCCCGGGCACTGCACCCTGTGTCCTGGGCACGGCGGGGGACATGGCCAGGGTGGGTGTCTGGCACTGCCATCCCCCTGACCccaacgggaggagaagtgccgGCCAACACGGATTCACACGGTAACAGCCTATTTTGGTGGCACAATCAGGCTGACAATGGAGCTACAAGGCTACATGGCAATACAGCTGGGAGCTGGATTTACACTGTTTACAATATCTCCTGCAAAACAACCACCACCCTGTTCCCAAAAATCCAGGCTGGACACTGATATAATTGAAATGAACCCAACCCACCCCCACAATACCGTTTCCTGACACTGTTCTGGTAGCCGGGGGCTATTTTGAGCCACGAGGCTCCGCCACACGTGGCCCCGTGGCTCCCTGCAGGGTGGGCACAAGGAAGAGTCCGGCCCAGGGCACTGCGGGAGGAAGGTGGTTTTGGACACTCAGGTAGCGCAGCCTCACGCTTGGAGCATGGGGAGGCACCTGGGTCTCCCAGCCACCTCAGGACGTGGCTCTCTGCGTTTTGGCCACGTTGCAAGATTTTGTCTCCCGTTTTTGCATCAGTTTGGGATCTTAGGTCATCTCGGAACACGGCTGGAAAACATCAGCAAGCTTGGCAAGGTTTGCAGGATGGCAGAGGTtgtcccacccctgccaatcCACCCCTTCATCCCAGTAAGTATTGGAGGGGATTTGCTAGAGAGGATGGGGGTGAGCACCACGTCCCCCGGCCGAGCTCGCCTGTGTGCCCCACCCCGGCCAGCCCTGCCCCGCCGCCTGGTGCTAATAGGCACCCACCTGACAGCATCGATTTTCCTCCTAAAGGTGGAGAGGAGAATTGTCTCAACTATAATTCCTCAACGTTACATTTTTCAATTATATCTTGAGCTTGACGCTGCCGTCACTCTGCTGGCAATTGCCTCCACACCTGCCCCTGCCATGATGAATCTGAAACCATCAGCCCCTCGGTGACAGCGGGAACggctccagcacagcagcgGCGCCCTGGTGCCTCCAGCCCTGCCGAGCAGTGAGCCAGGCGCGGGGCAGAGACgcaacagcagcagtgctggtggccctgggctCGTGCCCACAGGCGTTGCCCTGTCCTCAGGGCGCATCCGCCCGGTCCTGCCCATTACAGCATCCCATCCTCACGGTGTTTCATACACAATCCTACCCATGGCAGCGTCTCATCTTTACAACATCTCAGCCCCAGTCCCACCTGCCTCCCAGCCCGGCGTAGCATCCCTCCCCCTTGCCCAGGCTCCTACCTCCAGCTCCTTGAAGAAGATGCAGCTCCGCGCCCACTCCACGATGGCGAAGAGGGTCTGGTCAGCCATCTTACACATGAGGCCGAAGGTGCTGAGCTTCTCGTGCCGCCCCTTGCCTTGCTCATGCTGCAGGCAGGCCAGTATCCGCGCCTTCACCTGGGCCTCGTCgggctccagctgcagcagcttcagGATGACCTCGGGGATGTCGGGAGGGGAGCTGCTGGGGTAGGTCTCTGGGTACACGTAGGCGGGCACGGCCTCGTGCGTGTTTGTGTAGTGGTCCGGGTACTCGGACTTGATGGTGCGGTTGGGGAAGGAAGGGTAGTGGTAGCCGGCGAGCGGCGCGTGGCTGGGCACAGTCATTCCCAGAGAGGGCGTCCCGTAGGGGCTGCGCTCGTAGTCGATGGGCGTCAGGGCGGCGGGGTTGGGCGGCAGGGTCTTGGACATGGTGTGGATGCTGTGGATGGTGGAGGACAGGCTGTAGTCGTTCTGCACCGGGGACGTGATCTGAGGCACGGTCTCCAGCTTGAAGCCGTTGGCACGGATCAgagctttcttctgctgctttaagGCACGGTCCCGCTTGTACATGGGTCCAAACTTGTTCCTCCCTCCGCGCATCCGATCGGCGCGCACGGctgaggggcagagagaggcagaggcTGCAGTGAAGCTGCCCTGGGGAGGCCAGCGCTTCCACGCAGCATGAAGAAAAAGGGGATTTGGTGGccaaatggggctggggggcactggggagaccttcCCAGAAAGCCGCTGGCAGGCCGTGCTGCTCCTCGGCCAGCCCTGCGCACCAGGGACACGGCATGGGCAGGTTCGGGTGCCtggccccagctcctgccttgcTGGTGTTACCTTCAGAGCCTCTGGGAAttgcaggaaaggaagagacaTCTGGCTTTAACTACAAAATGGACTAGGGGATAGAGCAGCCTGCACCCCTCATGGGTTGGGGGGACAGTCCATGAAGCCTGGGCTGAGCAAGGACCTCGACATccactttcatttttataaccCCTGACTCTGGACCTGCCCTCGGATTTCCTTCTTCCTGCAGAGCCTGGGACCCCTCAGCCCTCTCGGAGCCTGCATCGCCTGCATGTGCCTCTTCTCTGCAAATCCCTGCGTGTTCGttgggcagcagggctggcagcccCGCCGGGCactgctccctgcagcagggctgctctggctCGCGGGCAGACGCTACCCTCCGTGCTGGGCGTCAGACACGGCCGAGGGCTCTGCCGGAGCATCCCGCTGGCAGAATCGCTCCGATGGCCCCATTGTggtctcccagctgcagcaaagcagatGTTCCCTCCGAACCCCAAAGAAACCCAAGAATGTGTCAGCGTGCAAGGGAGCAGGTGCTTCTCTGCAGCAGGAGCTCGTCCCTCCGCATCGCCCGGCTGCATTCCCAGCCCACCCTTGGAAGAGCCTCCGCTCCCCAGAAGATGGGAGCTGGATGGAGGAGAGCACGCCAGAGGGAACATCCTGCAGACTTAGcatcaaagggaaaaaaccctctgCTAGTTTACGTCCCCGCTGACAGCAGGCGGGTCTTGCTTTTGTGTCTCAGCTGTTACCTCTGCCTCTCTTTCCTCTACATCTCCTGCGGGTGCTGGAAGCGTGGCCAGCCCCGCCTGGAGAGCCAGGACACCTCCCAAACTCTCTCCAGGCAGGCTGGAAGCCTCGGCCAGGAGCACCAGCATTTCCAGGGCGAGCAGGAATGTGCTCCCAGGAGAGCCGCCCTGCGCTTCCTCCCTCATTCTTTATCCATGAAAACAGCATCTCGCTCGGAGCGGGGCAGCCAGAGGCATCCTCTGAGGTGGGGGTGCTGTGGCCCCCCAGCTCCTGAAAGCTCCTCGCCTCGGGGGGCGAGGGGGGTGGCAGTCGCTGTGCACTCACTGCCCCCCGGGACCCCGCAGGCTCACCCCTCGCCCAGCCTGAGCTGGCACCACAGACCGCAGAGAAAGCCCAAATCTCTCGCGCTCTCCAGGTGAGGTGTCTCCAGCACAGCTCAAGCCCAGGCCCAGCGATGCCCGAGCCCCTGGGCAGGGTGCACAGGTGCTGCCTGCACCCCAAGTACCACGAGAGatgctcccagcctggcctcacaaACCCTCCGCAGGCACGTAcacccccttccctctcccggCGTGAGCACAAAGGGAGAAGAGGCCTCTTCATTCCCTCCCGCTCCGCTTTTCCTGCCGCTCGTGCCTCACTTGGGATGGAGAACAACTTGCTATTTGCCTCGTCCCAGCTGGCTGCCAGGAAGCAGCCGATGCACCCCGACCTCTGGGGCGAGGGGGGACAGAGCAGGGACTCCCAGAAGCACCTGCACCCCGGCATCGCCCAACAAACCCCCTGCACGGGCACCCACTGCACCCCGAAAACCCCCTCCCGCTCCCTCAGGTGAGGGCTCCGAGCTCTGCTTCCCGTGCCCAGGGCTCTCGCCCCGGCCAGGCTTCGCTCTCCATCCCCGTGGGCACCTCAAGGTCAACCCCTTGTCTCCAGAATCAACCATTTCAGGCTCGTTTTTGTCCTGCAGAGCTGAAGGCTCTTCAAAGCATCATCTCGGAGTTCCTCCCGAAAAATATGAGGATCCTGGAACAGGTGGGCCCTAATTTTTACCCCAAAAAGAGGGTTTGGTGGGAACGTTACCCTCTGTCGGATGATCCCTCTCggctgccctgctgcagggctTCACTGAGGAGCTAACGGCAAGGAAAAcgaacagaaaaaataaataaataaagaaaaaaaaagcagtttgggAGGAGAAGCCTGCCAAAACCCCggctgctgcccttcccagcCACGGGGCTGAAGGAGCTCGCTGGAGAGCAAGGCAAAAACTGCTGAAAACGGGCAAAGCGAGCCCAGCGCCCACCCACGCTCAGCCCAGAGGGGACAGAATTGGGGGGCTCAGCCCAGAGGGGAGAGAGAATTGGGAGGCTCAGCCCAGAAAGAAGAGAGACTGGGGCGCTCAGCCCGGACAGGAGAGAGACTGGGGGGCTCAACCTGGTCAGGAGAGAGAATGGGGGGGCTCAACCTGGACAGGAGAGAGACTGGGGGCCTCGATCTGGACAGGAGAGAGAATGGGACGCTCAACCTGGACAGGAGAGATAGTGGGGGGCTCAACCGagacagaaaagagaagggGGGTCACAGCCAGGCTGGCACGTCTGACCACTCCCATCTGCTGCAAAATGCAGACGATTTCGGGGGAGAAGCTGGCTGGGGGGACCCTCCCCGCGGGTGCTCTCTGTGCCCTGGGTTTCGTTGTCCTGCGCTGGGGGCACCGCGACCCCggcccgggggctgcggggccgtCCCCGACACCTCAGCCGGGATCGAATTCTCCGTCCTGAGCGATTTGGggacagtaaatatttttcccaaGTCAGGCAGCCGAGAAATCGGTTTTGCTGCGTTTCGCcgagagggaaaataaaattcgCGGTGGGTCCGCAGCAGTTTTATGGTGAGCCCCGTCATTTCTAACGTTTTCCTCAAGTCCCAGATTCTGGAATTAGGTGCTTGAGAAAAACAACGAATTGCCGGCTATTTCCAACCCGTTCTGCCAGCAAAGAAAATCCTGGGAAACTGAAGCCGCGGCGGCCAAAACCTCCCGGggaaccaaaacaaaaacaaagaaagggaaagcaagagGCGAGGCGAAAAAACGAATTTTTCCTTAACTTGGGAGAAGGAAACGAGCTGGAAGCGGCGGGAGCGGGGGATCCCTCCTACCTTCCAGGCGCATCCCCACCGTCAGGCACTTCTGGAAGCGGCAGTAGGGGCAGCGCTTGCGCTGGGTCTTGTCGATCTTGCAGTTCTGGCTCTCGGTGCAGGTGTAGTGCTTGTTGTTCTGCACCGTCCGCTTGAAGAAGCCCTGCGGGGGGCACCGGCACCCCGTTATCCCCTTCTCCCAGCGCCCCGATATCCCAGCACCGGCATCCAGTTATCCCGGTACCAGCAAAATGATATTCCAGCACCAGCACCCCGATATGCCAGCACAGGGACCCGGTTATCCCGTTATCCCAGCATCAGCACCCCAATATCCTGGTACCAGCACCCCGGCATCCTGGCACCAGCACCCCGGTATCCTGTTATCCAGGCACCGGTGCCCTGATATCCCATTTACCCAGCACCAGCACCCCGATATCCCGTTTTCCCAGCGCCAGCACCCCAATATTGTGGCACTGGCATCCCGGTATCCCGTTATCCCGTTATCCCAGCATCAGCATCTCGATATCCCAGCACTGGCATGCCACTATCCTGGCACTGGCACCCCGTTATCCCGTTATCCCTTTATCCCAGCACCGACATCCTCTTATCCTGGCACCAGCACCCCGTTATCCCGTTATCCCAGCACCGGCATCCTCTTATCCAGGCACCGGCACCCCGTTATCCCGTTATCCCAGCACCGGCATCCTCTTATCCAGGCACCAGCACCCCGTTATCCCGTTATCCCTTTATCCCAGCACCGACATCCTCTTATCCAGGCACCGGCACCCCGTTATCCCGTTATCCCAGCACCAGCATCAGCCCCCCGATATCCCGACACCGGCACCCTCCTATCCCGTTATCCCAGCATCAGCACCCCGATATCCCGTTATCCCGTTATCCCAGCTCCCCGGTTCCTCCGGAGGCTCCCGCCGCCCCGGGGGCTCCGGTGCCTCCGCCGAACGCCAATTCGCCGCTAACGAAATCGAGCGAGGAGCGGCTCCCGGGCGGCCCCGCTGCCCCGGGCCCCGCcgagccccctccccgccgccccgggccGGGGG
Coding sequences within it:
- the NR5A1 gene encoding steroidogenic factor 1; this encodes MEYSYDEDLDELCPVCGDKVSGYHYGLLTCESCKGFFKRTVQNNKHYTCTESQNCKIDKTQRKRCPYCRFQKCLTVGMRLEAVRADRMRGGRNKFGPMYKRDRALKQQKKALIRANGFKLETVPQITSPVQNDYSLSSTIHSIHTMSKTLPPNPAALTPIDYERSPYGTPSLGMTVPSHAPLAGYHYPSFPNRTIKSEYPDHYTNTHEAVPAYVYPETYPSSSPPDIPEVILKLLQLEPDEAQVKARILACLQHEQGKGRHEKLSTFGLMCKMADQTLFAIVEWARSCIFFKELEVGDQMKLLQNCWSELLVFDHVYRQLQHGKEHSVLLVTGQEVDMSTVAAQAGSILNTLVLRAQELVLHLHSLQVDRQEFVCLKFLILFSLDVKYLENHSLAKDAQEKANAALLEYTVCHYPHSTDKFRQLLLRLAEVRALSMQAEEYLYHKHLSGEVPCNNLLIEMLHAKRT